Proteins co-encoded in one Campylobacter concisus genomic window:
- the hisD gene encoding histidinol dehydrogenase, translated as MKFFHSSDADFESKFLQLVKRSDNDMSAVMPVVAGIIDEIRKDGDSALFAQIAKFDKFSVTSKNDIIIDVKEMEAAYNSLDNALRVALNLAHDRIKSYHERTRPSNWTYKDEHDILLGAKYTAVDRAGLYIPGGKAAYPSSLLMNAIPAIVAGVKEIVVCTPAPNGKVNTLLLAAMHLCGIKTAFKVGGASAIAAMAYGTETVPKVDVITGPGNIYVATAKKLVYGDVNIDMIAGPSEIGVIADDSADPRHIAIDMLSQAEHDEIASAFLITPVEAFARAVQRHIEDELKILKREPIASASIRNKAAIIVAKDLKECFALMNELAVEHLEIATNDALSYIDDVTHAGAIFFGHFTPEAMGDYIAGPNHTLPTGGSARFYSPLGVENFMKRSSIISVSRKGIMHLGKSCMQLAEAEGLTAHKKSVAVRLEE; from the coding sequence ATGAAATTTTTTCATAGTAGTGACGCTGATTTTGAGAGTAAATTTTTACAGCTTGTTAAACGAAGTGATAATGACATGAGTGCTGTAATGCCGGTAGTTGCTGGAATAATAGATGAGATAAGAAAAGATGGCGATAGTGCACTTTTTGCGCAGATAGCTAAATTTGATAAATTTAGCGTTACAAGTAAAAACGACATAATAATCGACGTAAAAGAGATGGAGGCTGCCTATAATTCGCTAGATAACGCCCTAAGAGTGGCTTTAAATTTAGCTCACGATAGGATAAAAAGCTATCATGAACGCACAAGGCCAAGCAACTGGACATATAAAGATGAGCATGACATCTTGCTTGGTGCAAAATACACAGCGGTTGACCGTGCAGGCCTTTATATCCCAGGTGGTAAGGCGGCTTATCCTAGCTCGCTTCTTATGAATGCGATCCCAGCGATCGTAGCTGGCGTAAAAGAGATCGTAGTTTGCACTCCAGCGCCAAATGGCAAGGTAAATACCTTGCTTCTTGCGGCAATGCACCTTTGTGGCATAAAGACAGCCTTTAAAGTAGGCGGTGCAAGTGCGATCGCAGCGATGGCATATGGAACCGAAACGGTGCCAAAAGTTGATGTCATCACAGGACCTGGCAATATCTACGTAGCGACTGCTAAAAAGCTAGTTTATGGCGACGTAAATATCGATATGATCGCTGGTCCAAGTGAGATAGGCGTCATCGCTGATGATAGTGCCGATCCTCGCCACATAGCTATCGATATGCTCTCTCAAGCTGAGCATGACGAGATCGCAAGTGCCTTTTTGATAACGCCAGTAGAAGCTTTTGCAAGGGCAGTACAAAGACACATCGAAGATGAGCTAAAGATACTAAAACGTGAGCCAATCGCAAGTGCAAGCATAAGAAATAAAGCTGCAATAATAGTGGCAAAAGATTTAAAAGAGTGTTTTGCCCTCATGAATGAGCTTGCTGTTGAGCACCTAGAGATCGCTACAAACGATGCTTTAAGTTATATCGATGATGTGACTCATGCGGGTGCTATATTTTTTGGACACTTTACACCTGAAGCGATGGGAGATTATATCGCTGGACCAAATCACACATTGCCAACTGGCGGAAGTGCGAGATTTTACTCGCCGCTTGGAGTTGAAAATTTCATGAAGCGAAGTTCGATCATTTCAGTGAGTAGAAAAGGTATCATGCATCTTGGCAAATCATGCATGCAGCTAGCTGAAGCTGAAGGACTAACTGCTCATAAAAAATCAGTCGCAGTGAGGCTAGAAGAGTAA
- a CDS encoding pyridoxal-phosphate dependent enzyme has protein sequence MIDKIRIRGREFWLLRDDLLGEFNGNKARKLEYFLKADLSGIKAIVSHGSSQSNAMYSLSLFAKLKGLKFYYVVSHLSSNLEQDPVGNFKFALENGMEIFVKEEREKFAKELAKSKNALFINEGVAQSEAELGFITQAREINEWSKKSGIRPDIFLPSGTGTSACYLAKHTDLSVFTTPCVGDSDYLKKQIYELDKNSKVQILNPPRKYHFGNLYQELYEIWLEVCKSGVEFDLVYDPVGFITLFANLDKFGSEILYIHQGGILGNITQRQRYERKLKLKEHK, from the coding sequence GTGATTGATAAAATTCGCATAAGAGGGCGAGAATTTTGGCTTTTAAGAGATGATCTGCTAGGCGAGTTTAACGGCAACAAAGCAAGAAAGCTAGAGTATTTTCTAAAGGCCGATCTTAGCGGCATCAAAGCCATCGTGTCTCACGGCTCAAGCCAGTCAAATGCTATGTATAGCCTAAGCCTTTTTGCCAAGCTAAAGGGGCTTAAATTTTACTACGTCGTCTCTCATCTAAGCTCAAATTTAGAGCAAGATCCAGTTGGAAATTTCAAATTTGCACTTGAAAATGGCATGGAAATTTTTGTAAAAGAGGAGCGTGAGAAATTTGCTAAAGAGCTAGCAAAGAGTAAAAATGCGCTCTTTATAAACGAGGGCGTGGCGCAAAGCGAGGCTGAGCTTGGCTTTATCACGCAGGCACGCGAGATCAATGAGTGGAGCAAAAAAAGCGGCATAAGGCCTGATATCTTTTTGCCCTCAGGCACAGGCACAAGCGCATGCTACCTAGCAAAGCACACCGATCTTAGCGTTTTTACAACTCCTTGCGTGGGGGACAGCGACTATCTAAAAAAGCAAATTTATGAGCTAGACAAAAATAGCAAGGTGCAAATTCTAAATCCACCAAGGAAGTATCATTTTGGGAATTTATACCAAGAGCTTTATGAAATTTGGCTAGAGGTTTGCAAAAGTGGCGTGGAATTTGACCTAGTGTATGACCCTGTTGGCTTTATCACGCTTTTTGCAAATTTAGACAAATTTGGGAGCGAAATTTTATATATCCACCAGGGCGGAATTTTAGGTAACATTACACAAAGACAAAGATACGAGAGAAAATTAAAATTAAAGGAGCATAAATGA
- a CDS encoding OmpA family protein, translating into MKINKNNEDQSSFWVSYADLMAGLLFVFMLLIGAVVVKYVLTQNTLENKEQAIITALANLKDAQGRNFTLEELNDALKSELSKISDENINLKKSNEIFVIQIDALKEKLAQLIEENKDANASIKELNASVFDLNQKMIVLNDEISSKDRALSDANESSEKNLAKIAFLLEQVSQREARYDELLRDLNVTRDRVKNLTGIRVKVISALKDRLGSSIEIDPNSGALKLSSSVLFDKGSAVLKEEVKEELKATLSKYFDVLLNDKEIASNIDQIVIEGFTDSDGSYIYNLELSQKRAYAVMEFINSFSDDARLRKLLVASGRSYNELVFKDGAEDKDASRRIEIKFSLSNKEAINEIEKFLEFKGD; encoded by the coding sequence ATGAAAATAAACAAAAATAACGAAGATCAATCGAGCTTTTGGGTTTCGTACGCGGACTTGATGGCGGGTCTGCTCTTTGTTTTTATGCTGCTAATAGGCGCTGTCGTCGTAAAATACGTCCTAACTCAAAACACCCTTGAAAATAAAGAGCAAGCCATCATCACAGCACTAGCAAATTTAAAAGACGCCCAGGGCAGAAATTTTACACTCGAAGAGCTAAATGACGCCCTAAAAAGCGAGCTTTCAAAGATAAGCGACGAAAATATAAATTTGAAAAAATCAAATGAAATTTTTGTTATCCAAATAGACGCTCTAAAAGAAAAACTAGCCCAGCTCATAGAGGAAAACAAGGACGCAAACGCGAGCATAAAAGAGCTAAATGCTAGCGTTTTTGATCTAAATCAAAAGATGATCGTGCTAAATGATGAAATTTCATCAAAAGATAGAGCACTTAGTGACGCAAACGAGAGCAGTGAGAAAAATTTAGCCAAGATCGCCTTTTTACTCGAGCAAGTGAGCCAAAGAGAGGCTAGATATGACGAGCTTTTAAGGGACTTAAACGTCACTCGTGACAGAGTTAAAAATTTAACCGGTATCAGAGTAAAAGTGATCTCAGCCCTAAAGGATAGGCTGGGATCTAGCATCGAGATCGATCCAAACTCAGGCGCGCTAAAGCTTAGCTCATCAGTGCTTTTTGATAAGGGGAGTGCAGTCTTAAAAGAAGAGGTTAAAGAGGAGCTAAAGGCCACGCTTAGTAAGTATTTTGACGTGCTTTTAAATGATAAAGAGATCGCCTCAAACATCGATCAGATCGTCATAGAGGGCTTTACAGATAGCGATGGAAGCTACATTTATAACCTAGAGCTTTCACAAAAAAGAGCCTACGCGGTGATGGAGTTTATAAACTCATTTAGCGATGATGCACGCCTTAGAAAGCTGCTTGTCGCAAGTGGCAGAAGCTACAACGAGCTAGTTTTTAAAGACGGAGCCGAGGACAAGGACGCTTCAAGACGTATAGAGATCAAATTTTCACTCTCAAACAAAGAGGCTATCAACGAGATAGAGAAATTTTTGGAGTTTAAGGGTGATTGA
- a CDS encoding MotA/TolQ/ExbB proton channel family protein: MQNQNDFSELSVPKERQAHSFFVFFKVIFIPLAIYILAILAYFGVINFQMKLHTIVMMGVILFIAFIFSRHSALVAYSNFLANAKDYKIRLKEFIIAHLFEISNVKKANAKFEDFFESYTRNFRNDNLANIGQAVFPMLGILGTFISIAISMPEFSSSTTNGLEKEIAILLNGVATAFYVSIYGIFLALWWMFFEKIGVSKFEKFYSEQKELSREFFWQENELNANFMKVSVGYFKDSHNAFKMVLDDKFLRNLNDQVNEKFDRLKELCEVEKNIINQSKAELSTNLKMLNEASLKQDEFVKIHSDMLKAVSAFSNAFKDMEVKILTEHAKLGEIFSRNLTATKESQLKFEQTIKSFDKVLREFSLSLMKEQNDALKAFRASLVESATIFKAAYEQEGRSLEREKERESLIAELKKNIDEIDKEANSVIEKIENLVQ, from the coding sequence ATGCAAAATCAAAACGATTTTAGTGAGCTAAGCGTGCCAAAAGAGCGCCAAGCTCACTCTTTCTTTGTCTTTTTTAAAGTTATCTTTATCCCTTTAGCTATCTACATCTTGGCGATACTAGCCTATTTTGGTGTTATAAATTTTCAGATGAAGCTTCACACCATCGTGATGATGGGCGTTATACTCTTTATTGCTTTTATATTTTCTCGCCACAGCGCCTTGGTCGCTTACTCAAATTTCTTAGCAAATGCCAAAGACTACAAGATAAGACTAAAAGAATTTATCATCGCTCATCTCTTTGAAATTTCAAATGTCAAAAAGGCAAACGCTAAATTTGAAGATTTTTTTGAGAGCTATACAAGAAATTTTAGAAATGACAACCTAGCAAATATCGGTCAAGCAGTCTTTCCTATGCTTGGAATTTTAGGCACATTTATCAGTATCGCTATCTCCATGCCAGAGTTTAGCTCAAGCACGACAAATGGCCTAGAAAAAGAGATCGCCATACTGCTAAACGGCGTGGCTACAGCGTTTTATGTATCGATCTATGGTATTTTTTTAGCGCTTTGGTGGATGTTTTTCGAAAAGATAGGCGTTAGTAAATTTGAGAAATTTTATAGCGAGCAAAAAGAGCTAAGCCGTGAGTTTTTCTGGCAGGAAAATGAGCTAAATGCAAATTTCATGAAAGTAAGTGTAGGCTACTTTAAAGATAGTCACAACGCCTTTAAAATGGTGCTTGACGATAAATTTTTAAGAAATTTAAATGATCAGGTAAATGAAAAATTTGACAGACTAAAAGAGCTTTGCGAGGTTGAGAAAAATATCATCAATCAAAGCAAAGCCGAGCTTAGCACAAACCTTAAAATGCTAAATGAAGCTAGCCTAAAACAAGATGAATTTGTAAAAATCCACTCTGATATGCTAAAGGCAGTAAGCGCGTTTTCTAATGCCTTTAAAGATATGGAGGTTAAAATTTTAACCGAGCATGCAAAGCTTGGCGAAATTTTTAGTAGAAATTTAACCGCTACAAAAGAGAGCCAGCTCAAATTTGAGCAGACTATAAAGAGCTTTGACAAGGTTTTAAGAGAATTTTCTCTCTCTTTGATGAAAGAGCAAAATGACGCATTAAAGGCATTTAGAGCTTCACTTGTGGAGAGTGCGACGATATTTAAGGCGGCATATGAGCAAGAGGGCAGGAGCTTGGAGCGTGAGAAAGAGCGCGAGAGCCTCATTGCTGAGCTTAAAAAGAACATAGACGAGATCGATAAAGAAGCAAATTCTGTAATAGAAAAAATCGAAAATCTGGTGCAATGA
- the fbaA gene encoding class II fructose-bisphosphate aldolase — protein sequence MGVLDIVKPGVLSGDDVTKLYAYAKEQGFAIPAVNVVGSDSVNAVLEAAKVANSPVIVQFSNGGAGFYAGKACENAAVLGAIAGAKHVHLLAKAYGVPVILHTDHAARKLLPWIDELVKASHEYKKTHGVPLFSSHMLDLSEENINENLSTCEKYLKELSELGISLEIELGVTGGEEDGVDNTSVDNALLYTQPEDVALAYERLSKISDKFSIAASFGNVHGVYKPGNVVLRPEILKNSQAYVAKKFNTKSDKPVNFVFHGGSGSELKDIKDAVSYGVIKMNIDTDTQWAFWDGVREYEAKNRAYLQGQIGNPEGDDKPNKKYYDPRKWLRSGEESMVKRLQTAFSDLNCLNRN from the coding sequence ATGGGCGTTTTAGATATCGTAAAACCTGGTGTTTTAAGCGGAGATGATGTAACAAAACTTTATGCTTATGCCAAAGAGCAAGGTTTTGCAATACCTGCTGTAAATGTCGTAGGCAGCGACTCGGTAAATGCTGTTTTAGAAGCGGCAAAGGTTGCTAACTCGCCTGTTATCGTTCAGTTTAGTAATGGTGGTGCAGGTTTTTACGCTGGTAAAGCCTGCGAAAACGCAGCCGTTCTTGGTGCGATCGCTGGAGCAAAGCATGTTCATCTGCTTGCCAAGGCTTATGGCGTGCCAGTCATCTTACACACAGACCATGCCGCTAGAAAGCTTTTACCTTGGATAGATGAGTTAGTAAAAGCAAGTCATGAATATAAAAAAACTCACGGCGTGCCGCTTTTTAGCTCTCACATGCTTGATCTTAGCGAAGAGAATATCAACGAAAATTTAAGCACATGCGAGAAATACCTAAAAGAGCTTAGTGAGCTTGGCATCAGCCTAGAAATCGAGCTAGGCGTAACCGGCGGCGAAGAGGACGGAGTGGATAATACAAGCGTTGATAACGCGCTTCTTTACACTCAGCCAGAGGACGTTGCGCTTGCTTATGAAAGACTAAGTAAAATAAGCGATAAATTTAGCATCGCAGCTAGTTTTGGCAACGTTCACGGCGTTTATAAACCGGGCAATGTCGTGCTAAGACCAGAAATTCTTAAAAACTCACAAGCCTATGTCGCTAAGAAATTTAATACAAAAAGCGACAAGCCAGTAAATTTTGTATTTCATGGCGGTAGTGGCAGCGAGCTAAAAGATATCAAAGATGCTGTGAGCTACGGCGTTATCAAGATGAACATTGACACCGATACTCAGTGGGCTTTCTGGGACGGTGTGCGTGAGTATGAGGCTAAAAATAGAGCATACTTGCAAGGTCAGATCGGTAACCCAGAGGGCGACGATAAACCAAATAAAAAATACTACGATCCAAGGAAATGGCTAAGAAGTGGCGAGGAGAGCATGGTTAAGCGTCTTCAGACTGCTTTTAGCGACTTAAACTGCCTAAATAGGAACTAA
- a CDS encoding peptidylprolyl isomerase: protein MKKFLFPAVLSLAAAVTLNAAVVATVDGDAISDSDISSLLSAAMPGFDASKLQPNEKKRIIDDLINRKLLLKDAKSSGIEKDVEYIKAVKAAQEGIAVELYMRKLFDGIKVSDNELKDFYNKNKASMNEPAQAKARHILVEDEKTANDIIAQLKNLKGEALTKKFAELASQKSIDKGSAAHGGALGWFGQSQMVKPFADAAFSMANGTVSTKPVKTQFGYHVILKEDGKAAGTVSFEQAKPEIEQAVKMEKFQAAVRQKSEALRQKAKIEYK, encoded by the coding sequence ATGAAAAAATTTTTGTTTCCAGCAGTTTTAAGTTTAGCAGCAGCTGTTACTCTAAATGCAGCAGTAGTTGCAACAGTTGATGGTGATGCTATAAGCGATAGCGATATTTCAAGCCTTTTGTCAGCAGCTATGCCAGGATTTGACGCTAGCAAGCTTCAACCAAATGAGAAAAAACGTATAATTGACGATCTAATAAATAGAAAACTTCTTTTAAAAGATGCTAAGTCAAGCGGTATCGAAAAAGATGTAGAGTACATCAAAGCTGTAAAAGCAGCACAAGAAGGCATCGCAGTTGAGCTTTATATGAGAAAGCTTTTTGATGGCATAAAAGTAAGTGATAACGAACTAAAAGATTTTTACAATAAAAACAAAGCAAGTATGAACGAGCCAGCTCAAGCAAAAGCAAGGCATATCCTAGTTGAAGATGAAAAAACAGCAAACGACATCATCGCTCAACTTAAAAATTTAAAAGGTGAGGCGCTAACAAAGAAATTTGCAGAGCTAGCAAGCCAAAAATCAATCGACAAAGGCTCAGCTGCACATGGTGGCGCACTTGGCTGGTTTGGTCAAAGCCAAATGGTAAAACCTTTTGCAGACGCAGCATTTTCAATGGCCAATGGCACAGTTTCAACTAAACCAGTTAAAACTCAGTTTGGTTACCATGTTATCTTAAAAGAAGATGGTAAAGCTGCTGGTACTGTAAGCTTTGAGCAAGCAAAACCAGAGATCGAGCAAGCCGTAAAAATGGAGAAATTCCAAGCTGCTGTTAGACAAAAAAGTGAAGCTCTACGCCAAAAAGCAAAGATAGAATATAAGTAA